The genomic stretch CAGGTAAACTAGATTATCAGTTGTACATTAATTTTTTTAGAGAAAAGGCTTACTATTTTCAGTATTATTTTGAAGGCGAAGATGGTGAGGTATGGGGTTATCAAGTATCTAGTGAAGGTGAGTTTTTGACTAGAACAACGGGCAACTGATTTAAGTGAAAGAATAAATGAGTACATTCAAAAAGAACTTACATTACGAGACAGGGGATGCTTGTATGATATATGTGATTAGACATGGTCAAACCGATCTGAATAAAGAAGGCAGGCTCCAGGGAAGAAAAGGATTACCGCTTAACGAATATGGAATCGAACAAGCAGAAATAACAAAAAAAGAAATGAATGGTGTAAAATTTGACTATGTGTTTTCTTCCCCGCAGGTAAGAGCAATCCAAACCGCTGAGATCGTGAGTGGAATGAAAGCAACCATAGATGCAAGACTAGATGTTTTTGATCTGGGAGAAGCTGATCTGCTACATAGAACAGAAGTGATCATGAGCGGATCAACGCCTGATCCGTCGATTTATCAAGGTGTTGAAGACATAAATGAATATATCAAGAGAGTATTTCATTTTATGAAGGAACTTGAATCAATGTATGGAAACACTCAAGTGAATATTTTGTTGTCAGGTCACAGATGTACAACAGGATGTATTGGAGCATACTTCTTGGGTACTCCAGAGGACGGAAATTTACTACAATTTGCATCGGTGAATGGAAAATATAAGACATACCATTTCACATCAAATGAAACTATAATGGCTGATGCAGCTAATCCTCTTGAAACAGGGCAATAAAATGCCGGGCACTTTTAGAAAGATAGCGATCCTTTAACCAGACAATCCCTACATCCGATTCAGAGTTTATGTCCGCAATGGACAGCATTTTAATAACAGGTAACGGGAAAGAGGCCATTACCGATCTTGGGAGAATCGTTCCTCCAATTCCTGATGCTACAAGTGCAATAATGATGGCTACACTCGAACACTCGCATATGACAGCAGGTTCAAAGCCGTGTCGTTTACATTCATTCATTACCCGGTTATGCATGGCCGTCGTTTCGTCTGTCTTTAATGTTAGAAAGGGGATATCGGCTAGATCGTGCATTCTTATTGAATCATGAGTTGAAGCTAATTCCCAATCACTTGGGAGTACGGCAACAAAAGGATCCGAAGGCAGATGTAATACAGAATAGGGACTCATTTCAGAAGTCGCTTCAAATGGCAATCTAGCCACAATGAGTTCAATTGTTCTTTGCTCTAATTGTTTAGCTAATAGAAAGTGATCGCCTTCACTAATTTTAAAGGTTACTTCAGGATATTGCTCACGAAACATCTTAATTTTTGGTGGCAGAAGGGAGATACAGGATACAACTGCGCCGATGGAAAGAATCCCCAGGACGCCTTCTTCCACCTCTTTCACTTCCTGAATCGTTTCATGGAACTGCTGAATGAGGAGTTCGGCTTTTTGCCGCAAAATCTCTCCTGCAGAGGTAAGATAGAGTTTGTGTCCGCTGCGATCAAATAAGGTAACCTCTAACTCTTGCTCCATTTGTCTGAGTTGACGACTTAAGGGGGGTTGTTCCATATTCAACACTTTGGCAGCGCGAGTAATTTGTCCTTCGTTTGCTATGGCCAGAAAGTAGCGCAATTGCCGAATGTCCATCATTCTCTCTCCCAACAATCATACCTAAAAGGTATGCATAATCTATAAAAAAGATATTTACAATATACTTTAAGAGGTGCTACAATTCAACACAATAATAGTTTGGAGAAAGTATGGTGGTAATCGTGTCATTATCAATGGAAATCGAACTTACAAAAACGAAAAAACAGAAGCCGGCTCCAAATGAGCTTGGTTTTGGTAAGTATTATACAGACCATATGTTCATGATGGACTATGATAATCCGGAAGAAGGCTGGCATAACCCGCGGATCATTCCTTATCAACCGATCTCTCTAGATCCTGCGGCTAAAGTATTTCACTATGGACAAACTGTATTTGAAGGAATGAAGGCGTATCGTACTTCTGATGAAAGAATCCTTTTGTTCCGTCCGCAAAAAAACTTTAAACGCCTGAATTTGTCGAATGATCGTATTGATATTCCACAAATTGATGAAGAATTTGCTCTGGAAGCATTGAAGCAATTAATTCAAATTGATCAGGATTGGATTCCTACCGAAAAAGGAACATCTTTATATATCCGTCCATTTATCATTGCAACGGAAGCTTCACTGGGAGCGTCCACTTCAACATCGTACCAATTCATTATCATTCTATCTCCTGTCGGTTCCTATTATCCAGAAGGAATTAAGCCAGTAAGAATCTATGTTGAATCTGAATATGTTCGTGCTGTAAAAGGCGGAACGGGTATGGCAAAAACAGCGGGTAATTATGCTTCCGGATTAAAAGCTCATTCCGGCGTTGCGGGTAGCGGTTTTGCCCAGGTGCTGTGGTTAGATGGTATTGAGCGGAAGTATATTGAAGAAGTAGGAAGCATGAACGTTTTCTTCAAGATTAATGGGAAAGTAGTAACACCTGCTTTAACGGGAAGTATCTTGGACGGGGTTACTCGGAACTCTATTCTTCAGTTATTAAAACACTGGAATATCCCGACAGAAGAGCGCCTGATTTCTATTGATGAGTTGTATGAAGCGTACACTAACGGTACTTTGGAAGAATCCTTCGGTACAGGAACAGCAGCGGTGATCTCACCGATTGGTGAACTTCAATGGCAAGATAAGAAGATGATCATTAACGAAGGAAATACTGGTGAATTATCAGCTAGATTATATAATGCACTTACGGGTATCCAGAATGGGGAGCAAGAAGATGTGCTTGATTGGATGGTTGAAGTCAAGTAACTTCGTAGGTTTTTCATGATAACTTGTAATCTAAATAAAAGAACCTTCATCTGTAGATGAAGGTTCTTTTTTATTACGTATACTATAGCAATTCGCGACGAAGATCTGCTCCTGATTTAGGAGATAAGTAGGAAAGTGGAATATCAAGAACGGTTCTTGCTCCGTTTTGTCCTTCACTGCTGAGACGGTATGCAGCTCTTGCATAAGCGACAAGTACGCTCGCAGTAAACTCTGGATTACTCTCGAGTTTTAGACTGAATTCCATGATTTGTTTTGTGCCTTTGCCTGTTACACCGCTGCGAATAACAAATCCGCCATGAGGCATGCCTTGATGCTCAGCCTTCAACTCTTCTTCCGTGATGAAATGTACATTCGTGTTATAGTCAGCGAAGTAGTTCGGCATAGTTACGATTGCTTCTTTAATCGCTTCAAGATCAGCGCCTTCTTCAGGAACAATAAAACATTCACGAAGATGTTTATCTCTTGTCGTAAGTTCTGGTGTTTCACCGGAACGAATGCTCTCAATGACTTCTTCAACAGGAACAGTGTATTGCACACCTGCTTTTACTCCCGGTACACGGCGAACAGCATCGGAATGACCTTGGCTTACGCCTTTACCCCAGAAAGTAAAATCTTTACCTTCAGGAAGGATAGATTCAGCGAGCAAGCGGTTTAGTGAGAATAAACCCGGATCCCATCCTGTAGAGATGACACTAAGGTTATTTCCTTTCACTGCTGCTTCGTTCACTTTGTCATAAAATTCAGGAATTTTCGCATGAGTATCAAAGCTGTCCACTGTGTTGAACATACTTGCTATAGCAGGGGTTTGTTCAGGTAGATCCGTTGCGGAACCTCCGCACAAGATCATTACATCGATTTTACCTTTATACTGTTCTACGGTAGAGATATGTTCGAATTTCGCACTGCCATTAGCAGACGTCAATTGATCCGGCTGACGACGAGTGAAGATAGCTACAAGCTCCATGTCTGGATTTTGTTTGATGGCAAGTTCCACACCGCGCCCCAGATTTCCGTATCCTACGATACCTATTTGAATAGTTTTACTCAAGAAAAGTCCTCCTCTAGTTGAAAATAGCAAATACATAGTTATAAGTATAAAGATCAGATATCAAATGTAAACTAAAACTTCGAATCCTAATTAGATCTTCACGCAATATAACGATAAATATAACATTTAGTGTAAACATATGTACGATTAATGCAAACCTATGTTGGATTATACAAAGACTTTGAACTTGATAAGTATATCTCATTTAAAGATATTTGACTTATTACCCGTTTGAATTTGGTCGATACCGGTTACTAGAAAAAGAAGAGTTTATACAATTAATAGATATCCAAAATGCTTAATGGATCAAACTTACGAGAAAAATGGAGGGATTCACCATGTCTGAACAAGATCAATATAAAGTGCAGGACCCAACTACTCAGTATCCGAAAGCAACAAGTGAGTGGAAACAAAAGCAACCTGAACCAGGATTACAGAAGGAAATGAA from Paenibacillus polygoni encodes the following:
- a CDS encoding LysR family transcriptional regulator — protein: MDIRQLRYFLAIANEGQITRAAKVLNMEQPPLSRQLRQMEQELEVTLFDRSGHKLYLTSAGEILRQKAELLIQQFHETIQEVKEVEEGVLGILSIGAVVSCISLLPPKIKMFREQYPEVTFKISEGDHFLLAKQLEQRTIELIVARLPFEATSEMSPYSVLHLPSDPFVAVLPSDWELASTHDSIRMHDLADIPFLTLKTDETTAMHNRVMNECKRHGFEPAVICECSSVAIIIALVASGIGGTILPRSVMASFPLPVIKMLSIADINSESDVGIVWLKDRYLSKSARHFIALFQED
- a CDS encoding branched-chain amino acid aminotransferase → MVSLSMEIELTKTKKQKPAPNELGFGKYYTDHMFMMDYDNPEEGWHNPRIIPYQPISLDPAAKVFHYGQTVFEGMKAYRTSDERILLFRPQKNFKRLNLSNDRIDIPQIDEEFALEALKQLIQIDQDWIPTEKGTSLYIRPFIIATEASLGASTSTSYQFIIILSPVGSYYPEGIKPVRIYVESEYVRAVKGGTGMAKTAGNYASGLKAHSGVAGSGFAQVLWLDGIERKYIEEVGSMNVFFKINGKVVTPALTGSILDGVTRNSILQLLKHWNIPTEERLISIDELYEAYTNGTLEESFGTGTAAVISPIGELQWQDKKMIINEGNTGELSARLYNALTGIQNGEQEDVLDWMVEVK
- a CDS encoding diaminopimelate dehydrogenase; the encoded protein is MSKTIQIGIVGYGNLGRGVELAIKQNPDMELVAIFTRRQPDQLTSANGSAKFEHISTVEQYKGKIDVMILCGGSATDLPEQTPAIASMFNTVDSFDTHAKIPEFYDKVNEAAVKGNNLSVISTGWDPGLFSLNRLLAESILPEGKDFTFWGKGVSQGHSDAVRRVPGVKAGVQYTVPVEEVIESIRSGETPELTTRDKHLRECFIVPEEGADLEAIKEAIVTMPNYFADYNTNVHFITEEELKAEHQGMPHGGFVIRSGVTGKGTKQIMEFSLKLESNPEFTASVLVAYARAAYRLSSEGQNGARTVLDIPLSYLSPKSGADLRRELL
- a CDS encoding histidine phosphatase family protein; this encodes MIYVIRHGQTDLNKEGRLQGRKGLPLNEYGIEQAEITKKEMNGVKFDYVFSSPQVRAIQTAEIVSGMKATIDARLDVFDLGEADLLHRTEVIMSGSTPDPSIYQGVEDINEYIKRVFHFMKELESMYGNTQVNILLSGHRCTTGCIGAYFLGTPEDGNLLQFASVNGKYKTYHFTSNETIMADAANPLETGQ